TATATTAATTTACAGAAAGAAAAGTTTAGTAATCTTATTGATAAAGCTAATAACGCTGTAGTGTTATTGCAAGAACGCCGCACAGCTCTAATCTCCGCTGCCGTTACTGGAAAAATCGACGTCAGGAACTGGACGCCAGATTAATATTAAGAGGGATTTTATGAGTGATTTAGCCCCACAAGGGGAGTTTGTTCTTTTTCAGGCCGCAGACGGTTCAACCCGTATAGAGTGCCGCTTTGAATCCGATACGCTGTGGTTAACTCAGGCTTTGATTGCTGATCTATACCAAAAGGATGTACGCACGATTAATGAGCATCTTCAGAATATTTATAAAGAAGCTGAAATTGATCAAAATGCAACCATCCGGAATTTCCGGATAGTTCGCGAAGAAGGCAGCAGGCAGGTCAGTCGTAATATAGACCACTACAACTTAGAAGCCATATTGGCCGTGGGTTATAGAGTACGTTCTACTCAGGGTACACAGTTCCGTAAATGGGCAACCGCCACTCTACAAGAGTATTTGGTGAAAGGCTTTGTCATGGATGACGAGCGCTTGAAACATCCAGATAACAGCGTTTACTTTGAGCAGCTGTTAGCGCGTATCCGCGATATACGTTCTTCTGAAAAAGTCTTTTGGCGCAAAATTTGTGATATTTATGCCACCAGTATTGATTATGATGGTA
This genomic stretch from Marinomonas primoryensis harbors:
- a CDS encoding virulence RhuM family protein, translating into MSDLAPQGEFVLFQAADGSTRIECRFESDTLWLTQALIADLYQKDVRTINEHLQNIYKEAEIDQNATIRNFRIVREEGSRQVSRNIDHYNLEAILAVGYRVRSTQGTQFRKWATATLQEYLVKGFVMDDERLKHPDNSVYFEQLLARIRDIRSSEKVFWRKICDIYATSIDYDGKAETSQKFFAQVQNKMHWATHGHTAAELIYLRADAEKPNVGLTHFVGDEPRRADMTTAKNYLSEQELNQLNRLVSSYLEFAELQAERGRLMKMADWSTKLDDFLRLSDYELLNNAGTVSALQAKQKASLEYDTFQRVIDATPSQVDKDLEQAIKRLPKK